In Candidatus Syntrophoarchaeum caldarius, the following are encoded in one genomic region:
- a CDS encoding ski2-like helicase has translation MIKDMPEELPIEVLETRYGLWNSYVMTLKNKGYKEIWYPQIQAFENGALDNDNFIFISSPGSGKTLVAEVILIHSFLKSTKAGAYLVPLNELANEIYDDFKERMEYPEIGIHVTKSTMDDENLSELQRSNIMIMTYEKFDYHLRNHPELISDLGAVVIDEFHMISNKDRGAKLELILAQLMHRFPNIRIVGLSAVVPNGDEISDWLHAKLCDTSDWRKNPLYEGVYDHRNKVIRFYDHPERLSSEETIGDYERNPTHNLTIDFIMKEISREGLPQTLIFVPKRKDARDFAAEIQRCLTEEIKERVDSYKLDKIATDLGNLEGSDTKTLKGLIEAVKNGIAFHHAGLGSEIKRVVMDAFRNQDLLVMISTTTLSAGVNLPAKRVIISEPRIGGRGNSGRDLTVAEYKNLAGRAGRPKYTDEHGECVIISKTPIFAESYKNRYILAEPEEIESRIDLSEDYGSLLNLLRDYPSVDKLVKIMEKTFYGYKGLNHEDLRLSVEIGVEKLENWDFVERDGELFNLTELGKSVSKQIINPFSAHIILRSLRNYLDRDIDQGLIQDILLTVCSTPEFDESNRFWRPGYYPNREEVKKKFGLDPLDLKEVDRVILTTEIIKKYISEESYSEIFKIEGLDAEYWAPSDIKERIAPRFSTTIRAMQQIIEESETELHNKFGELLDKLGIMTLYGIKEEHVDFVRKGITSDRNMIIFLDKIGIADPSKLLNVDIRWLSAQLAEKALKLKRRAVYNLLEDPEREKELILLEAYEKGIELSLFENLFTSSENQFWFAVKNILSHMDDIFEVHDHHVGSDSIPEADVYLKNEDGSLLKGSDGNPIKVCLECKSTRSLDKPVKTSTALEVLKKCPEGKYTSRVVIGTPSFEGDAGRRAKEHGILLVPVTVFARLFLLKEASKIDAKIIETTLQKTGELTIEKLNENLKGG, from the coding sequence ATGATAAAAGATATGCCTGAAGAGCTACCAATTGAAGTATTAGAGACTCGATATGGATTGTGGAATTCTTACGTCATGACCCTTAAGAATAAGGGGTACAAAGAAATTTGGTATCCACAAATCCAAGCATTTGAAAATGGAGCTTTAGATAACGATAATTTTATATTTATATCCTCTCCAGGCTCGGGAAAAACACTTGTTGCAGAAGTCATATTAATACACTCATTTTTGAAGTCTACTAAAGCTGGTGCGTACTTGGTCCCTCTTAACGAACTTGCTAATGAGATATATGATGATTTTAAAGAAAGAATGGAATATCCGGAAATAGGCATTCACGTTACCAAATCTACGATGGATGATGAAAATTTATCAGAACTTCAGAGATCAAACATCATGATAATGACCTATGAGAAGTTTGATTACCATCTTCGCAACCATCCAGAGCTTATTTCAGATTTGGGGGCTGTGGTAATTGACGAGTTTCACATGATCTCAAATAAAGATCGTGGAGCAAAACTTGAGCTTATACTTGCACAGTTGATGCACAGGTTTCCTAATATCCGCATCGTTGGTTTATCTGCTGTAGTACCGAATGGAGACGAGATTAGTGATTGGCTACACGCCAAGCTCTGTGATACCAGTGATTGGAGAAAGAACCCATTATATGAGGGAGTTTATGACCATCGAAACAAAGTGATACGATTTTACGATCACCCTGAAAGACTATCCAGTGAAGAAACTATAGGAGATTATGAGCGTAATCCAACACATAATCTAACCATAGATTTTATTATGAAAGAAATTAGTCGAGAGGGGCTACCCCAAACGCTAATTTTTGTACCTAAAAGAAAAGATGCGAGAGATTTTGCAGCGGAAATCCAAAGATGTCTTACAGAAGAAATAAAAGAGAGGGTAGATTCATATAAGCTCGATAAGATTGCCACTGACCTTGGAAATTTGGAGGGAAGTGATACAAAGACATTAAAAGGACTTATAGAAGCGGTGAAAAACGGGATTGCTTTTCATCACGCTGGACTTGGATCTGAGATAAAAAGAGTTGTGATGGATGCATTCAGGAATCAAGATCTTTTGGTCATGATCTCAACTACTACACTTTCTGCGGGCGTGAATCTTCCGGCAAAGAGGGTTATTATTTCCGAACCAAGAATCGGAGGAAGGGGTAATTCTGGGAGGGACTTAACCGTAGCAGAGTACAAAAATCTTGCTGGAAGGGCTGGGAGACCCAAATACACAGATGAACATGGGGAGTGTGTTATTATCTCTAAAACACCGATATTTGCCGAATCATACAAAAATAGGTACATTTTAGCAGAACCAGAGGAGATAGAAAGCAGGATAGATCTTTCTGAAGATTATGGTAGTTTATTAAACTTACTTCGAGATTATCCATCGGTAGATAAACTTGTAAAGATTATGGAGAAGACATTTTATGGGTACAAAGGTCTCAACCATGAGGATCTTCGATTGAGTGTCGAGATAGGAGTGGAAAAGTTAGAAAATTGGGACTTTGTGGAAAGAGATGGAGAACTATTTAATTTAACGGAACTTGGTAAAAGTGTATCAAAACAGATAATAAATCCGTTTAGCGCACATATTATACTAAGAAGCTTGCGAAATTACTTAGATAGAGATATCGACCAGGGATTGATACAGGACATTTTACTAACGGTATGTAGCACTCCAGAATTTGATGAAAGTAACAGATTTTGGAGACCAGGATATTATCCAAACCGAGAAGAGGTGAAAAAGAAATTTGGGTTAGATCCTCTTGATTTAAAAGAAGTGGATCGGGTCATTTTAACAACCGAAATAATTAAGAAATACATCTCGGAGGAGAGTTACTCTGAAATTTTCAAGATAGAGGGGCTGGATGCTGAATATTGGGCACCCTCTGACATAAAAGAACGGATCGCCCCGAGGTTTTCCACTACGATTAGAGCGATGCAGCAAATAATAGAAGAGAGCGAGACTGAACTGCATAATAAATTTGGTGAACTGCTCGATAAACTTGGAATAATGACGTTATATGGAATAAAAGAAGAGCATGTTGATTTTGTCAGGAAAGGTATCACGTCAGATAGAAATATGATAATATTTCTTGATAAGATTGGTATTGCCGATCCATCAAAACTTTTAAATGTAGATATCAGGTGGTTAAGCGCACAACTGGCTGAAAAAGCATTAAAGCTTAAACGGCGTGCAGTTTACAATTTGCTTGAAGATCCTGAAAGAGAAAAGGAATTAATACTGTTAGAAGCTTATGAGAAGGGTATTGAACTAAGTTTGTTTGAGAACCTCTTTACTTCAAGTGAAAATCAATTTTGGTTCGCTGTTAAGAATATACTAAGCCATATGGATGATATCTTTGAGGTACACGATCATCACGTAGGATCAGATTCAATACCAGAGGCAGATGTATATCTCAAAAATGAAGATGGGAGTCTGTTAAAGGGCAGTGATGGGAACCCGATAAAGGTATGTCTCGAATGTAAATCAACTAGATCACTGGATAAACCTGTAAAAACCAGCACCGCTCTTGAAGTTTTGAAGAAATGCCCGGAAGGGAAATATACTTCTCGTGTTGTTATTGGGACTCCAAGTTTTGAGGGGGATGCTGGAAGAAGGGCTAAAGAACACGGGATTCTTTTGGTTCCGGTTACGGTCTTCGCTAGGCTCTTTTTACTTAAGGAAGCGAGTAAAATAGATGCTAAAATTATTGAGACGACCCTACAAAAAACAGGAGAGCTGACAATTGAGAAATTAAACGAGAACTTAAAAGGTGGTTGA
- a CDS encoding DNA polymerase subunit beta — MFAEVHRLNLRIRDFVVTNEGWIFSVVSYSNRSDTAIEGLLRYVPHDNGERRRFDGVRFHKLDFDESFEFLRLKKPEYIRGDIHSIPLDDIKTVLRPDVKIQTLLDNPEIGLIVDIFRKGGIPLSKMGVTGSWLCDLATPSSDIDFIVYGKSFFDAIEVLNRAVHDGELSDIDPDLWKQIYNKRVPEISFDEFLKHEMRKGNRGMIAERYFDLLYVDDAENHTRYERGRVIGRRRIEATVTDASHAFDSPAVFVVEHEEVDEVLSFTHTYAGQVLEGEVMEAQGVLEEWNGIRRLVIGTTREARGEWIRSLTLMSQ, encoded by the coding sequence ATGTTTGCAGAGGTGCATAGATTGAATCTTCGAATACGAGATTTTGTTGTGACCAACGAGGGATGGATCTTTTCGGTGGTAAGCTATAGCAACAGATCTGATACAGCGATAGAAGGGCTCCTTCGATACGTACCCCATGATAATGGAGAAAGGAGGCGATTCGATGGCGTTAGATTTCATAAACTTGATTTTGATGAGTCATTTGAGTTTTTGCGGCTAAAAAAGCCTGAATACATACGTGGAGATATTCACAGCATCCCGCTTGATGATATAAAGACGGTTTTGAGACCGGATGTCAAGATCCAGACCCTGCTTGATAACCCTGAGATCGGGTTGATCGTTGATATATTCAGAAAGGGTGGCATACCGCTCTCAAAAATGGGAGTTACGGGCTCGTGGCTCTGTGATCTTGCGACACCTTCATCTGATATTGATTTTATCGTCTATGGCAAAAGCTTCTTTGATGCAATTGAGGTTTTGAATCGCGCTGTGCATGATGGCGAACTCTCAGATATTGATCCTGACCTCTGGAAACAGATATACAATAAGCGTGTGCCCGAGATCTCATTCGATGAGTTTTTAAAGCATGAAATGCGAAAAGGAAATAGGGGGATGATCGCAGAGAGATACTTTGACCTCCTCTATGTGGATGATGCTGAAAACCATACCCGCTATGAGCGTGGCAGGGTAATCGGGCGTCGGAGAATTGAAGCAACCGTAACCGATGCATCACATGCCTTTGACAGCCCAGCAGTCTTTGTGGTTGAGCACGAGGAGGTTGATGAGGTGCTCTCATTCACGCATACCTATGCAGGACAGGTTCTGGAAGGAGAGGTGATGGAAGCTCAGGGTGTGCTTGAAGAATGGAACGGGATAAGACGGCTTGTCATCGGGACAACACGGGAGGCGAGGGGCGAATGGATCAGATCGCTCACATTGATGAGCCAATAG
- a CDS encoding von Willebrand factor A — protein sequence MFIDFFYILRKNGVPVSITEWMALTEALSKGLADSSIETFYYLARSILVKSESYYDHYDLSFEEYFGGLNDEGMMQKKLSSVCEEFPEIRDELLKWLNDPINRMSLSEEEVRRLSEMELEELIELFLERLAEQRERHDGGDRWIGTGGRSPFGNAGINPAGIRVGGVGGRRSALKVAHQRKYRNLRNDLTLDVRQIKVALKRLRLLSRSGPEEELDLDATIDKTCKNAGEIDLVFSKGRKNIIKLLLLMDVGGSMNPYALLSSRLFSAANSSGHFKDFKYFYFHNCIYDHVYTDIARRERFKTDELLRRFGREYRVIIVGDAWMAPSELLNRYGAIDYDDVCETTGIERLLQFREHFDHIVWLNPEKQNIWDRTTIRMIRDIFPMFELTIDGLEGAVRELVGRR from the coding sequence ATGTTCATCGATTTTTTCTATATCCTGCGAAAAAATGGTGTCCCCGTCTCGATCACCGAGTGGATGGCCTTGACAGAGGCATTATCAAAAGGTCTTGCAGATTCAAGCATTGAAACATTCTACTATCTTGCAAGATCGATTCTCGTCAAGAGTGAGTCTTACTATGATCACTACGACCTCTCGTTTGAAGAGTATTTCGGTGGATTGAATGATGAGGGGATGATGCAGAAAAAGCTTTCGAGCGTCTGCGAAGAATTTCCCGAGATCAGGGATGAACTTCTGAAGTGGCTGAACGATCCGATAAACCGCATGAGTTTGAGTGAAGAAGAGGTCAGAAGACTTTCTGAGATGGAACTTGAGGAGCTGATCGAACTTTTTCTTGAACGGCTTGCCGAGCAGCGCGAGAGACATGATGGCGGAGATAGATGGATTGGAACCGGTGGCAGATCGCCGTTTGGAAATGCAGGAATAAATCCCGCGGGTATCAGGGTTGGTGGCGTGGGAGGTAGGAGGTCTGCACTTAAAGTTGCACACCAGCGGAAATACCGTAACCTACGAAACGATCTGACGCTTGATGTGCGGCAGATAAAAGTCGCACTGAAACGCCTGCGTCTTCTATCACGTAGTGGACCAGAGGAGGAGCTTGACCTTGATGCAACAATAGATAAGACCTGTAAGAACGCGGGTGAGATCGATCTTGTATTCAGTAAGGGGCGTAAGAACATCATAAAATTGCTGCTGTTGATGGATGTTGGCGGATCAATGAACCCCTATGCACTCCTTTCAAGCCGATTGTTCTCAGCAGCAAACAGTTCAGGTCATTTCAAGGACTTTAAATATTTTTATTTCCACAACTGCATCTATGATCACGTCTACACCGATATCGCAAGACGTGAGCGATTTAAGACCGACGAACTTCTGCGAAGGTTTGGTCGAGAGTATCGGGTGATCATCGTTGGCGATGCATGGATGGCACCAAGTGAACTTCTAAACAGGTATGGTGCCATCGATTACGATGACGTCTGTGAGACCACGGGGATCGAACGCCTGCTTCAGTTCAGAGAGCACTTTGATCACATCGTCTGGCTGAACCCTGAGAAGCAGAATATCTGGGATCGAACAACGATCAGAATGATTCGTGATATTTTTCCCATGTTTGAACTGACGATAGATGGTCTTGAAGGTGCGGTGCGTGAACTTGTTGGAAGACGATGA
- a CDS encoding competence protein ComA, whose amino-acid sequence MIEEAIGDLLSEKKLKLTVAESCTGGLISYRITSVPGSSDYFLGAYVTYSNELKKKIIGVKDTTLERYGAVSSECALEMAEGAKAVSEADVSIGVTGIAGPGGATPVKPVGLVYIAIVTEDQRIVKTYHFTGDRKSNREMTAETALKMLYEVLSGMK is encoded by the coding sequence ATGATAGAGGAAGCGATAGGTGATTTACTCAGCGAAAAGAAACTCAAACTTACAGTTGCAGAATCATGCACAGGCGGACTTATTTCATACAGGATAACCAGCGTTCCGGGCAGTTCAGATTATTTTCTGGGCGCGTACGTGACATACTCAAATGAGCTGAAAAAGAAGATTATTGGTGTAAAGGATACGACTCTGGAGCGGTATGGGGCGGTGAGTTCTGAATGTGCCCTTGAAATGGCAGAAGGTGCAAAAGCAGTGAGCGAGGCAGATGTGAGTATAGGAGTAACGGGAATAGCAGGCCCGGGTGGAGCAACGCCTGTAAAACCTGTTGGGCTGGTATATATCGCAATCGTAACAGAAGATCAAAGAATAGTAAAAACGTATCATTTTACAGGCGATAGAAAAAGTAACAGAGAAATGACTGCTGAAACTGCACTTAAAATGCTATACGAGGTCTTATCTGGAATGAAATGA
- a CDS encoding condensin subunit ScpA has protein sequence MDLAKQGEFDPWKIDVVKVADKFLERIESVEVPDLRLSGRTLFYAAILLRMKSEALFIEEEEDLDEDLEPDLLEIEEDMEGEVFTAPDSIRVYPKLRRKRKRPITLDDLITELKKAEKVEINRQRRQKARVECDDALTKNVRECPHEEDIESKISKLREILKKREKEKRISFSELTSGMEVRDVIDTYIPLLFLASRKEVRLKQDELFGELYIDLREGIDEGKGRSQDQTGD, from the coding sequence GTGGATCTTGCAAAGCAGGGCGAGTTTGATCCATGGAAGATCGATGTCGTAAAGGTGGCGGATAAGTTTCTCGAGCGGATTGAGAGTGTTGAAGTGCCTGATCTTCGCCTATCTGGACGCACGCTATTTTACGCTGCAATCCTTCTGCGGATGAAATCAGAAGCACTCTTTATAGAGGAGGAGGAAGATCTCGACGAAGATCTCGAGCCTGACCTTCTGGAGATTGAAGAAGATATGGAAGGTGAGGTTTTTACTGCCCCAGATTCTATACGGGTCTATCCAAAGCTCAGACGGAAGAGAAAGCGCCCAATAACTCTTGACGACCTCATAACAGAGCTTAAAAAGGCTGAGAAGGTTGAGATCAATCGGCAACGTCGGCAGAAAGCACGGGTTGAGTGTGATGATGCCCTGACTAAAAACGTGCGTGAGTGTCCGCACGAAGAAGATATCGAGAGTAAGATCTCAAAGCTCAGAGAAATCCTTAAAAAAAGAGAGAAGGAAAAGAGAATCTCTTTTTCTGAGCTCACATCGGGAATGGAGGTTAGAGATGTGATTGATACCTACATACCACTCCTCTTTCTTGCGTCAAGGAAGGAGGTACGGCTGAAACAGGATGAACTATTTGGTGAGCTTTATATCGATCTTCGAGAGGGGATAGATGAAGGAAAAGGACGAAGTCAGGATCAAACAGGTGATTGA
- a CDS encoding aTPase AAA family, whose protein sequence is MKDFNKFLGTAKYIASEPLQNAVNVAIALGRPLLVKGEPGTGKTLLAHNIARGLGKKLIVWNIKSTTKAKDGLYIYDTVQRLNDSRFGDRDVSDIRQYIKYGKLGEAFASDEQVVLLIDEIDKADLEFPNDLLNELDEMSFHIPETGETIRAKHRPIVIITSNSEKELPDAFLRRCIFHYIEFPDRQMMEEIVKVHYPDIDKRLLHEALKKFYHLRKIESLKKKPSTSELLDWLQALIAGGISYRKLRSELVFAGALLKNEADFMHLPRNEAV, encoded by the coding sequence ATGAAGGACTTCAATAAGTTTCTTGGAACAGCAAAATACATTGCATCAGAACCCTTACAAAATGCGGTAAATGTGGCGATCGCGCTTGGAAGACCACTGCTTGTAAAGGGAGAACCTGGCACAGGTAAGACCTTGCTCGCACACAACATCGCTCGTGGACTGGGTAAGAAACTCATCGTCTGGAATATAAAATCTACAACAAAAGCAAAGGATGGACTGTACATCTATGACACAGTTCAACGACTGAATGATAGCAGGTTTGGAGATAGAGATGTATCCGATATCAGGCAGTACATCAAATATGGAAAACTCGGTGAGGCATTTGCATCAGATGAACAGGTTGTTCTCCTGATTGATGAGATCGACAAGGCGGATCTTGAGTTTCCCAATGATCTTCTCAATGAGCTTGATGAGATGTCCTTCCACATCCCGGAGACCGGGGAGACGATTCGCGCAAAACACCGCCCGATCGTTATTATAACCAGCAACTCCGAGAAAGAACTTCCAGATGCGTTCCTGCGTCGTTGCATCTTCCACTACATCGAATTTCCTGACCGGCAGATGATGGAAGAGATCGTCAAAGTTCACTACCCAGATATCGATAAGCGACTCCTCCATGAGGCGCTGAAGAAGTTCTATCACCTCAGGAAGATCGAATCACTCAAGAAAAAACCGTCAACGAGCGAACTTCTCGACTGGCTGCAGGCACTCATTGCAGGAGGGATATCGTACAGAAAACTCAGGTCAGAACTGGTCTTTGCCGGTGCACTGCTGAAGAATGAGGCGGATTTCATGCATTTACCGCGCAATGAAGCAGTTTAA
- a CDS encoding signal sequence peptidase: MSYREALIEVGKDLAFALVVVGIIAAMAYAFAGTWPVAVAVESGSMEPNIHQGDIVFIKSPERMGIKTYEDAIRSNYTQFNGYGDVIVYMPDGNSDATPIIHRAIEWVDAGEVMPNGRIAPHEGYVTKGDHNTGYDQPGLSSPVKPEWIIGVAYYRIGWIGNLRLLFNRL, translated from the coding sequence ATGTCGTATCGTGAAGCACTGATAGAAGTCGGAAAGGATCTTGCTTTTGCGCTGGTGGTTGTTGGGATTATAGCAGCGATGGCATACGCATTCGCAGGTACATGGCCTGTTGCGGTTGCGGTTGAGTCTGGAAGCATGGAGCCCAACATTCACCAGGGAGATATTGTTTTTATAAAAAGCCCTGAGCGAATGGGTATTAAGACTTATGAGGATGCGATACGCTCGAATTATACCCAGTTCAATGGCTACGGCGATGTGATAGTATATATGCCAGATGGAAACTCGGATGCAACCCCAATAATACATAGAGCAATTGAATGGGTCGATGCCGGGGAAGTGATGCCAAACGGTCGCATTGCTCCACATGAAGGCTATGTCACAAAGGGCGATCACAACACCGGTTATGACCAGCCAGGACTATCATCACCGGTAAAACCCGAATGGATCATAGGGGTGGCATACTACAGAATTGGATGGATTGGAAATCTCAGACTCCTCTTCAATCGACTCTGA
- a CDS encoding protein containing ATP-grasp fold, DUF201-type, which translates to MKLLLAEYAVGMRLEDGIIREGRAMLETLSRSFKRSGCEVMTPEPGRFETDLEMLAANSDYGLVIAPDEHLTHYTEIIESRTVNLGSPSNVVDACADKLKTTRILRDAGIAVAEDVDSDRYVIKPRWGCGSEEIIVTDENLLPDGFIRTRFIEGEHISASLIRSKNGFVLPLTINKQLVEITDEKIRYKGGITPYFTPRADEIIDACRRAGEILGCRGYFGVDLVLSDKPYIVDVNPRPTTSIIGISRVIDKEIGGLILDAYRNRLPESVNIISEEVIYKLDEL; encoded by the coding sequence ATGAAACTACTTCTTGCTGAGTATGCAGTTGGCATGCGTCTGGAAGATGGAATTATCAGAGAAGGCAGAGCGATGCTTGAAACCTTAAGCAGGAGTTTTAAAAGGAGTGGGTGTGAGGTCATGACCCCGGAACCCGGCAGGTTTGAGACAGATCTTGAGATGCTTGCAGCAAATTCTGATTATGGACTGGTTATCGCCCCAGATGAACACCTTACGCATTATACAGAGATAATTGAGAGTAGAACTGTTAACCTTGGATCCCCATCAAATGTGGTTGATGCGTGCGCTGACAAATTAAAAACAACGAGGATACTACGTGATGCTGGGATTGCGGTTGCGGAGGATGTGGATTCAGACCGGTATGTGATAAAACCGCGCTGGGGGTGTGGATCAGAGGAGATCATTGTGACAGATGAGAATCTGCTGCCAGACGGCTTCATCAGAACGCGTTTTATCGAGGGAGAACATATCAGTGCGAGTCTTATAAGATCTAAAAACGGGTTTGTGCTCCCGTTAACCATAAACAAACAGCTTGTCGAGATTACAGATGAGAAAATCAGGTATAAAGGAGGAATTACGCCATATTTTACGCCACGAGCAGATGAAATCATCGATGCGTGCAGGCGGGCAGGCGAAATTCTTGGATGCAGAGGGTACTTTGGAGTGGATCTCGTACTCTCAGATAAACCATATATCGTGGATGTTAATCCGCGTCCCACCACTTCAATCATCGGAATAAGCCGTGTAATTGATAAGGAGATTGGAGGCTTGATTCTTGATGCGTACAGAAACAGGCTTCCAGAATCGGTCAATATAATCTCAGAAGAGGTTATCTATAAACTGGATGAACTATAA
- a CDS encoding nicotinamide-nucleotide adenylyltransferase, whose amino-acid sequence MEKTKEHRGLYIGRFQPYHLGHHMILTQIAREVEELVICIGSAQVSHELKNPFTGGERVLMVKSAIEELPIKCYVIPIMDVMRNAIWVAHVVSLTPGFEIVYSNNPLNKRLFDEAGFKVRSTAFYERDVYSGTEIRRRMIAGEEWENLVPDAVCKVIHECDGVSRVQDLARYDTGK is encoded by the coding sequence ATGGAGAAGACCAAAGAGCATCGAGGATTGTACATCGGCAGATTTCAGCCATACCACCTTGGACACCACATGATACTGACGCAGATTGCCAGAGAGGTTGAGGAGCTTGTAATCTGCATCGGGAGTGCCCAGGTGAGCCATGAACTGAAAAACCCCTTTACAGGCGGTGAACGAGTTCTTATGGTAAAATCTGCAATCGAAGAGCTGCCGATAAAGTGTTACGTCATCCCGATCATGGATGTGATGCGAAATGCGATATGGGTTGCACATGTAGTCTCACTCACACCTGGATTTGAGATTGTTTACTCAAACAATCCCCTCAACAAGCGACTTTTTGATGAAGCAGGGTTTAAGGTGCGATCTACGGCATTTTACGAGCGTGATGTTTATTCCGGTACAGAGATTCGGCGCAGGATGATAGCTGGTGAAGAATGGGAGAATCTTGTACCTGATGCGGTATGTAAGGTCATACATGAGTGTGATGGAGTTTCAAGGGTGCAGGATCTCGCCCGATATGATACGGGAAAATAG
- a CDS encoding Prokaryotic chromosome segregation and condensation protein ScpB, translating into MIEASLFISGSSLSAARLAKLAGCSRDEVKKIIEKLKDEYASRQSAITIEESEGKWAMEVRREFAGMLSGIAQREFDGPILRTLAVIAYRQPITQSELVKVRGKVAYQHVKEFEKRGFVESRPYGHTKMLRTTKKFREYFEIA; encoded by the coding sequence GTGATTGAGGCATCGCTGTTTATATCTGGTTCATCGCTGAGTGCAGCAAGGCTTGCAAAGCTCGCGGGTTGCAGTCGGGATGAGGTGAAAAAGATCATTGAAAAACTGAAAGACGAGTATGCCTCGCGCCAGTCTGCGATAACAATCGAAGAATCAGAAGGTAAATGGGCGATGGAGGTGAGGCGCGAGTTTGCAGGAATGCTCAGTGGTATCGCGCAACGTGAGTTTGATGGTCCCATCCTGCGAACACTTGCTGTAATTGCCTATCGCCAGCCGATCACGCAATCCGAGCTTGTCAAGGTGCGCGGAAAGGTTGCATACCAGCATGTGAAGGAGTTTGAAAAGCGTGGGTTTGTTGAATCCAGGCCGTATGGGCATACAAAGATGTTGAGAACAACAAAGAAGTTCAGGGAGTACTTTGAGATTGCATAA